One Betta splendens chromosome 5, fBetSpl5.4, whole genome shotgun sequence genomic window, ATTGTGTGGctcatcaactttattcctctgttGCTTTAATTCTGTGTGTCACCCTTGTTCTTAAAGATCGGCAACAGAACGCTTCTCCTTAATTCCTCAGGCATCTTCTTACTCTCTAGAATCCTGTTGAACTAACTAGTTAGAAACCCCACTGTCTCTCCTAGACACTTGTCTACGGAAcgtcatcaggaccaacagcctttcaCCTCTTCATCCTTATCAGGGCCTTCCTCACCTCGTCTTTTCTAATCTCAcatacccactgactacattcaccatcatcccttcaatttctagctttaggctcatcaccctgtgTGAGACTCTTTTCAATTCTACAACATTGTttccccttcaggatcacttctaccccgtttctcttcctatccacaccatggtagaacagtTTGTATCCTCCTCCAATACTACGTGATTTGCTGCCATTCTAcctcgtctcctgcacacacagtacatacacCTTCCTTCactccatcatgtctgccagctctctgcctttccctgtcattgtgccAACATTAAGAGTTcctattctcagatctatgctcctgcctttcctcttctctctctgaccACAAATCCTtttgtctcctctccttcctcaacCAAGCAGGCTTGGGAccggcacagaagtcactggcttgcaacccctgTGGATATATTCCACCTGTCATCCCATAacactgtaaatatgcacataCACTTCtttctaaatttaaaatgaCTTAATACCTAATAATTTACTTACATTTATATCTTGTattttttgcacagttaattgTTTTGGTCTTCTGtcctgttttttgtctgttttgtttttgtgttcaaaAAAGCTTTGTCGCAGTCCATGGAAAGGACAACAGAACAACTTGAGACCTGAGGCCAGAAGAACTTGCTTATTCCCTATATGTTGTTTCTGGTGTtccagaaaagctcaaaatgaTCTTCAGTAACCATCACATACCAGTCTACCTCCAATCCAccaacacaacagacagaagTTTGTCCACCCAGAGGACCTGAAGTGAAACCTAACTGGAGAATAAATATATCGTCTCCAGCCATCGATTTTAGAAGAAATAAGACTAGTTGCCGTAATTCGACTTTAAGACAACTTGGAAGACATAGAATATCCACCGACAAAATTACCcaatattatttttaaagtaAATCCTGTGACGTCCACCGTCAACGCTGTCGCCGTCGTCATATTTCGGACACTCCTTTTGACAAATCATACTCTTGTTTGGACCTTTCGGGGCCTTCTAGTTGGTCGTGGGGAGTCGGTTGTTTTTGAAAGTCGGACGCTGATTGGCTGAACGACACAGGCTCCATCTGTTTAAACCAGCGTGCGGGAGTGTGTTCAGTTTGAATCAAAGAGCAGCTGGGCTCGGAGACCATCTCACGGTGAGTCCCGCAGACGGTTAACACCGTTTGTGTTCTTAAACATGAATGCACCGCGTTTACCTGTCGTTTGGAAGCAGCTGTTTGCGCTTCTCTTTGTTGTGGTTTCCGCAAAAACAGGATAACAGCAGCATGTGTTCAGTTGGCCGATGGAGCTAACGTCGTTAGCAACGAGCAACCGAAGCAAAACCCAGCTGCTGTTGACGAACAGACTTCAGCAGAAAACCGTTACCGGATAGTTTAGCCCACGCTTTTACCTCTTAACAGGTTCACTGGGGACCTAAGGTTTAGCTGCGATTAGCTATCGTAAGGGTTAGGGAGAATGACTCTGAGCCATAGGAGAGAGTTCTGTCTCAccgtgtgtctgtctccagCACTGTCAGCAGTCATGGCGTCACAGAACATGGACCCCGCGGCGactgcagcttcctccacagCCGCACTGAAGGGCAGCGAGAGCGGCGGCAGCGCGGCAAGAGGCTCCGTGACCAAACGGTGAGGCCCGGTACTGGTACATAAGATCAGAGTAGTTCCTCAGAGTTACGATTTAACTTTTGCGTATATACTGTAAACGTACTATAAGTGCAGAAGCAGCAGTAATGAAGTTAAGTTACTGATATAATGGTTATCTGTTCTGCATCTGATCAGGGACAAGAGTAGTAGTTAAAGGTCCGGTTTAATCCAGATGTTCCACATCACCTGCACTGAGTGGTttcacgtgtgtctgtgtgtctgcaggctgcagcaggaactcaTGACTCTGATGGTGAGTTTGCAGTTTGGTTCTATTCATCACAATGTTAACTAGACGATACATTGTTTACATAGCGCTTTTATACATCCaattttaatcttttaatcacattctcttTTTAAATATACAGTGTCTGAGACAGTATGTCAGTCTGCTGTGTCATAGTTCCGAAGGGTTGTTTGGATTGGTGATTGGGTTCAAATCTATCTCATTCCTGGACTTTAGCACATTAATTTAAGTAAGCAGCAGAGTAGATCTAATGAAGGTTTGGCAGAGTGGGTTCACCAGGTTTTCCTGACTGCTGTTCTGTAGGTCTGCTGTCCTACTTGAACAAGTGAAGACAGTTGATTTTCCTGTGGAAGATATTCCACTAGTAGTGAGTTTTTTAGGTGTTCTGTTGCTGTAAAGTAGTTCTGGGGTCTAGACTTTTGAGTCCTAAATGCGTTAAATTGAGTTCTGGTCTAAATTGAAAATATTGCTTAAAGTATTAAGTTTGTAGCCAAAtcttgaaaaacattttgatggCATAACCTACCCTCTATTTTGTAGATGTCTGGTGATAAAGGGATTTCGGCATTTCCAGAATCTGATAATCTCTTCAAGTGGGTCGGAACCATTGATGGAGCTCAGGGCACGGTACAGTCTCACCCACATGCGCACAATGATTGATTAATCTCCAGACCTGCACGGGTGGAAAGAGtccctgtcctgtcctgtctcaGGTGTACGAGGGTCTCCGGTACAGACTGTCCCTGGAGTTTCCAGCTGGGTATCCGTATCAGGCTCCTCGTGTAAAATTCATGACACCGTGTTTTCACCCAAATGTGGATGATCAGGGCTTCATCTGTCTCGACATCCTGAAAGACAAGTGGTCAGCGCTGTATGATGTTCGCTCCATCCTGCTGTCAATCCAGAGCCTGCTGGGAGGTAATGTTATCTCTGGTCTGGTGCAAGGGTCCAGGTCTTTTGCTAAATTTACCTCCCAGCTAAGGTCTCCAGATTCTTAGATTCTGTGAAACGTCTTGATCAGCCAATGAACTACACTGATCCCCTTAGTCCAAATCTAAGTACAGATTCATTTACAGACTCTAACCGGATGTTGGGTTTTTGTCCCTAGAACCAAACAACGAGAGTCCTCTGaatacagctgctgctgagctttgGGACAACCAGGAAGgtgagatgcacacacacacacacacacacacacacacacacacacacacacacacacacacacacacacacacacacacacacacacacagtgaactgCTGTCTTATGTAGAAATTCTCACTTAAATGTTGTAATCAGCttcatgttttgatttttttttaaatattgatatGATGTAGTGCCTTTTGCTCAGATGGTGCAGATGGATGGCTTGTAACAACAATTTGTGTCTTGCAGGCTTCAAAGCTCATCTACACTTAACATTCCAGAAGTGAAGCTGCTCCAAATTTTATTGTCTGTTGTAATTCTTTGTATAATATTTCTATGTTTGTTCACCTTCACTGCATCAATAAAGTTCTTAAATCAGTGCCCACTGTTAACTGGCTTTATTTGTAAGGTACAATTTATTACTAGAGTAAATTGGGAATTATTTTTGCATTCTTGTTTACTtggactgaacagaaccaaTTACTCACTGTTTACCAAGAATGCCttcattagtcccacagcgggaaAAATGGATCTGACAACGGCCCAGTatgaataaatacatgtatAGGGAAACAGATGCAGATAATAAGATGGATGGTGAGATTGCACATTATAAATATGATTCAGATATATAGGATTATACTATACAGGTTTAAAATGTAACAGTGCTGACTGTACAGTcttatagcagcaggtaggaaagctCGGCGATctcacacagtgagggtggatcagcttgttactgaagctgctctccagagcagacagtgagtcctccagtgggtgagagtcctggtccatgatggatgtcagtttagccaggtcccttctctcacccaccacCTGCACGTGTCCAGAATGCAgctcaggacagagctggatttcttgatgaccctgtccagtctcttcctgtccctcactgtaaTGCTGCTTCTCCAGTAGACCACACCGTacaagatggctgatgccaccacagagtcatagaaggtcttcaagagtgcccccctcactccaaaagactcagcAGGTAGaatctgctctgacccttcctgtacagtgcatgtgtgttatgagtccagtccagtttattgttcagatacACACCCAGATATATATTATAAGAGTCCACTCTGTCAATGTCTATTTCCTGGATGTGCATCTGTGATATGCCATCCCCTTGGTTTTTCCCTGTGTTGATCAGAAGGTGGTTTtgaccagtccacaaagtttcTACGTAaatcctctgtactctgcatcatctGATCAGGCCAATACTCgggtgaagaagaggaaaagaaaaagggcccagacatgctccataactccacacagtgcatctgtgcaggactttaggagCTGATgccttctggttctgctgcttttttgaTGGTATAAAGGTTAGACCAGTGGTATGAGGGGTTGTGGGGGCCAGAGCAGAGGCTCTAGGTGGATGTAAGAGAGGCTGATGGCAAAGTTAGACCATGAATGAAAGGTTGgaatgcagctgctgaggggggAGAATGTGAGTGGGTGTTTTAAACAGTCGAACCTGTTAAAATATTGGTTTACACTCTTCACCCAACCAACTCAGGttcccctcagcctgtgggtggtCTGCCTTGTATCCAGAAATGGTTTTCAAgattctccacacctcactgattttttctgcagctgctcctccatcctcttcttGTAACTGACCTTTCCCTCAAATGTTCCTCCTTAACGCCTTCTGTATCTTCCTCGGGCCCTCCTTAATCCCTGATCTAAAAGATAGCAGATGGTAACATGTACGCAGCATTTACTTTAACGAGTAAACTCCCTTGGCAGATCAAAAGGCGTCATGCCTACcactaacagctcaatgtcacAGCTTTTCTTTAATTGTGCATTGTCCTGGTTAACACTTTTCGAAAAAGTTCCTATTGTGTGTATTAAATGTTCTATTGATTTATAAGGAAAAGTAATAATCATAAATCTACCATTGAGTTGATTCTTATTGATGATAATGAGGATTTATTTACCATGGTGTTGATTTTATATTCAATCAAGTGCTAATGATAAGGGagtattgtaaaaaaaaaaaaaaaaacagaccgAGGTAGAGTAAGATTAAAAGTTCAGGGCATAACTATGTGCAGGTTTTGAGAAATCTGATCTGTAAGCTGAATTCTTGCAATCCTGCTCAATCTAAGTTTTTGCAGAACCAAAGGGTCAGGTGGTAAGAACTGGTGAAATGGTTGAGTAAAGCAGTGGAGCATTCGGGGAAAGAATAAAAATAGTTTCGACTGGGTGAATTGATATCTTTGATTGATAGTTTTATCACTTGCTGTTGGCTTATGCTATTTGCTGAATAAAGCACCAACTTTGGAGTTAAAGTAACAGCATCCCCTCTTCAAATGAACATGTAGCCTCCCCCCTGATGTAAAAGCACCAGATTGGGTGTGACTAAGCTAGGCTGCATAATGAAGACTCTTGTCGGTTTATTCCAAATCCATAAATCAACTGGGAAGGGATCTCAGGCTTCCCATGTTGAAGGACGGGAGAGCAGGTGTGAaggctctcttcttctcccagAGTTGTTTTCCTGCGCTTCCGTAGCAGCTCAGAGGGGAGGTCGTGTCTGTCCCTGGGGAATACTGCAGTTTTACGCAGGGCTAGCTGATCCCTACTATTGGCGGTgagaaattattaaaaaaacagtgtttgtaCTGCACTAAAAAAACTTACTTAAGAGGTCgtgtaataatataaatacagtaagagaagaaaatgcaataaaaagaAATAGGGCAAAGGGAGAAGATGCAATTTGAGCAGCTCGAAGTGAAGAGGTTCTCTGCATTTGCTCCGTGCCCGAGGGATGAGTGAGCAGCCACGATACGGAGCCCAAGAGCTGGCTAAAGGtgcttgctcaaggacacacctggtgccagtgGTGTAATATAAAgttatatagtatagtatgtgaggCTGGTGTAATTGTAATTTATCTTCTAATGGAGGAAAcctatattatacatatattatattataaagtttggggtcacccagagaattttgtgttttccattaaaagtcacacttatttaccagcatgagttgtaaaatgaatggaaaatagtctaattgaaaaggttaaaaataatgatttgtatttgaaataattagttttaatcctcaaactttgctcttgtcaaagaatcctccatttgcagcaatcacagcattgctggcctttggcattctggatgttaatttgttgacgtaatctgggccttctgacgcaatgagcagacacattataCCATTACTAcgtacactgcagtgacagttgctggaatTGGGCCTCTATTTATCCTGAGTgaatattgcagcaaaaatcacatttgcagctagaatagtcatttaccacattagtgatgtaaacagtgtatttctgaatcgttcattgcaaaaaagtgcctttctgtcaaaaataaggacatttctaagtgaccctAAACTTTTGAACAGTaatgtatgtattttattttgcaatAAAAGTCaactaaaataaaagttttcttatgttgtatattttattttttgtaatatGTTTCTTGTAAAATTCTTGAAATGTTTACAAAGAAATTACAACTTTGAAACATGTTTTGATAGGTTATTATTTTCACCACAGGAAAGAAATCACACTTATACTATAAATTAAATGCCTATATTTCACATTCTGACTTTATATAAAgtgttttcactgtattttGAAAAAATCTCAGTAGCAATATTGACCCAGAACTCTACCTGACACAATGCAGTCTGCAGCAAGCAGACATGGTCTTGTTCTCAGAAACGACCTCaacctccatcagctcctctaGACTTTCCTCAGGCTGGTCCAAGTCCTCATGAGCTTCAGCCCACGCAGGCTGGGTCGCTTC contains:
- the ube2c gene encoding ubiquitin-conjugating enzyme E2 C isoform X1 gives rise to the protein MASQNMDPAATAASSTAALKGSESGGSAARGSVTKRLQQELMTLMMSGDKGISAFPESDNLFKWVGTIDGAQGTVYEGLRYRLSLEFPAGYPYQAPRVKFMTPCFHPNVDDQGFICLDILKDKWSALYDVRSILLSIQSLLGEPNNESPLNTAAAELWDNQEGFKAHLHLTFQK
- the ube2c gene encoding ubiquitin-conjugating enzyme E2 C isoform X2, whose amino-acid sequence is MFHITCTEWFHVCLCVCRLQQELMTLMMSGDKGISAFPESDNLFKWVGTIDGAQGTVYEGLRYRLSLEFPAGYPYQAPRVKFMTPCFHPNVDDQGFICLDILKDKWSALYDVRSILLSIQSLLGEPNNESPLNTAAAELWDNQEGFKAHLHLTFQK